One Myxococcus stipitatus DNA segment encodes these proteins:
- a CDS encoding M24 family metallopeptidase: protein MRFPTWAALPLLFLSACATSSGTQGPRAEGSAAVASRLLPWSQQIALREQWLEQRHARLLDMMRRHGVGMWIIHNEEFHDDPLTEHVAPPRPYAGNRDIFVFVDAGAEGLKRVALTGYHDVALERFFELPGERAPREVLAELEARYQPKTIALGIGGKRGVTRSLTRDGYAFLAEALGSAAEARFVSAAPLIEEYLDTRLPDEWETYRGLVALTESVVKEALSSSVITPGRTTVGEVRRWLYDRLWALGVRTWFQPDLRVQRKGGAATTSRGFLATATEDVVIERGDLVHVDFGITYMGLNTDWQKMAYVLREGETDAPEGLKRALDNTRALQDVLMLQASRPGRSVADVYDETMAAMKQRGIEAMVYSHPLGAQGHALGASIDFRSAARKEEPKLLRDGSYIAIELNTATVVPEWEGQKVFVMEEDPAYLTKEGWKFFVPRQDAYYLIR from the coding sequence ATGAGGTTCCCCACCTGGGCGGCCCTGCCGCTCCTGTTCCTGTCCGCTTGCGCGACTTCGTCTGGCACCCAGGGCCCTCGGGCCGAGGGGAGCGCGGCGGTGGCGTCGCGGCTGCTGCCCTGGTCCCAGCAGATCGCCCTGCGTGAGCAATGGCTGGAGCAGCGACACGCGCGGCTGCTGGACATGATGCGCCGGCACGGCGTGGGGATGTGGATCATCCACAACGAGGAGTTCCATGATGATCCGCTCACCGAGCATGTCGCGCCGCCGAGGCCCTACGCCGGCAACCGGGACATCTTCGTCTTCGTGGACGCGGGGGCGGAGGGGCTGAAGCGGGTGGCGCTGACGGGCTACCACGACGTCGCGTTGGAGCGCTTCTTCGAGCTGCCGGGGGAGCGCGCGCCGCGCGAGGTGCTGGCGGAGTTGGAGGCGCGCTATCAGCCGAAGACGATCGCGCTGGGCATCGGTGGGAAGCGCGGGGTGACGCGCAGCCTGACGCGGGATGGGTATGCGTTCCTGGCGGAGGCGCTGGGGAGCGCGGCGGAGGCTCGCTTCGTGAGCGCCGCGCCGCTCATCGAGGAGTACCTGGACACGCGGTTGCCGGACGAGTGGGAGACGTACCGCGGGCTGGTGGCGCTGACCGAGTCGGTGGTGAAGGAGGCGCTCTCGTCCTCGGTGATAACCCCGGGCCGGACGACCGTCGGCGAGGTGCGCCGCTGGCTCTACGACAGGCTGTGGGCGCTGGGCGTGAGGACGTGGTTCCAGCCGGACCTGCGGGTGCAGCGCAAGGGTGGGGCGGCGACGACGTCACGTGGCTTCCTGGCGACAGCGACCGAGGACGTGGTCATCGAGCGCGGCGACCTGGTCCACGTGGACTTCGGAATCACGTACATGGGGCTCAACACGGACTGGCAGAAGATGGCCTACGTCCTGCGCGAGGGCGAGACGGACGCGCCCGAGGGGCTGAAGCGGGCCCTGGACAACACGCGCGCGCTCCAGGACGTGCTGATGCTCCAGGCGTCGCGGCCGGGGCGTTCGGTGGCGGACGTGTATGACGAGACGATGGCCGCGATGAAGCAGCGGGGCATCGAGGCGATGGTCTACAGCCACCCGCTGGGCGCGCAGGGGCACGCGCTGGGCGCCTCCATCGACTTCCGCTCGGCGGCGCGCAAGGAGGAGCCGAAGCTGCTGCGCGACGGTTCGTACATCGCCATCGAGCTGAACACGGCGACGGTGGTGCCGGAGTGGGAGGGGCAGAAGGTGTTCGTGATGGAGGAGGACCCGGCCTACCTCACGAAGGAGGGCTGGAAGTTCTTCGTGCCGCGCCAGGACGCCTACTACCTCATCCGGTAG
- the rtcR gene encoding RNA repair transcriptional activator RtcR yields the protein MAKTRAKPTVVLGMLGTTLDTGQGPQRWTKWRPTVALCQQEDLVVSRLELLHAPRASALAATLVDDIRQVSPETEVRLTPLDIANPWDLEETYGALLDYARAYPFNPEEEDYLVHITTGTHIVQICMFLLVESRLIPGRLVQVSPKGREPSAAGTHALIDLDLSRYDTLAARFRKEQREGLSFLKAGIDTRNAGFNQLIERIEQVATRSRAPLLLMGPTGAGKSQLARRVYELKKTRRGVSGPFVDLNCATLRGDSAMSTLFGHVKGAFTGAVQDRPGLLRQANGGVLFLDEIGELGADEQAMLLRALEDKRFLPVGSDKEVESDFQLIAGTNRDLHEEVEKGRFREDLLARINLWTFQLPALRERPEDIPPNLLYELDRASEVVGARVTFSKEAQARFLDFATAPEARWTGNFRDLNAAVLRMATLAPGGRITREVVDEELHRLRAQWRPRGGPDKRGPPDRVAEVLGEDLASELDRFDRVQLADVLDACQGARSLSEAGRVLFSRSRAKKTSVNDADRLKKYLARFGLTWADVGGRATPPRDGLEKKESTQGK from the coding sequence ATGGCGAAGACACGCGCGAAGCCGACGGTGGTCCTGGGGATGCTCGGAACGACGCTGGACACGGGCCAGGGGCCGCAGCGCTGGACGAAGTGGCGGCCCACGGTGGCGCTGTGTCAGCAGGAGGACCTGGTGGTGAGCCGGCTGGAGCTGCTGCACGCGCCCAGGGCCTCCGCGCTCGCGGCCACGCTGGTCGATGACATCCGCCAGGTCTCTCCGGAGACGGAGGTGCGCCTGACGCCCCTGGACATCGCGAACCCCTGGGACCTGGAGGAGACCTATGGCGCGCTGCTCGACTACGCGCGCGCCTATCCCTTCAACCCGGAGGAGGAGGACTACCTGGTCCACATCACCACGGGCACCCACATCGTGCAGATCTGCATGTTCCTGCTGGTGGAGAGCCGCCTCATCCCCGGGCGGCTGGTGCAGGTGTCGCCCAAGGGCCGGGAGCCGTCGGCGGCGGGCACGCACGCCCTCATCGACCTGGACCTGTCGCGCTACGACACCCTGGCCGCGCGCTTCCGGAAGGAGCAGCGCGAGGGCCTGTCCTTCCTCAAGGCCGGCATCGACACCCGCAACGCCGGCTTCAACCAGCTCATCGAGCGCATCGAACAGGTGGCCACGCGCTCCCGGGCGCCGCTGCTGCTGATGGGCCCCACCGGCGCGGGCAAGTCCCAGCTCGCGCGGCGCGTCTACGAGTTGAAGAAGACACGACGGGGCGTCAGCGGTCCGTTCGTGGACCTCAACTGCGCCACGCTGCGCGGCGACAGCGCCATGTCCACCCTGTTCGGACACGTGAAGGGCGCCTTCACCGGCGCGGTCCAGGACCGGCCGGGCCTGCTGCGCCAGGCGAATGGAGGGGTGCTGTTCCTCGATGAGATTGGAGAGCTGGGCGCGGACGAGCAGGCCATGCTGCTGCGAGCCTTGGAGGACAAGCGCTTCCTTCCCGTGGGCTCCGACAAGGAGGTGGAGAGCGACTTCCAGCTCATCGCCGGCACCAACCGGGACCTGCACGAGGAGGTGGAGAAGGGCCGCTTCCGCGAGGACCTGCTCGCGCGCATCAACCTGTGGACCTTCCAGCTGCCCGCGCTGCGCGAGCGGCCCGAGGACATCCCGCCCAACCTCCTCTACGAACTGGACCGGGCATCGGAGGTGGTGGGCGCGCGCGTCACCTTCAGCAAGGAGGCCCAGGCCCGCTTCCTCGACTTCGCCACCGCGCCGGAGGCCCGGTGGACCGGCAACTTCCGCGACCTCAACGCCGCCGTGCTGCGCATGGCCACCCTCGCGCCCGGAGGGCGCATCACCCGCGAGGTCGTCGACGAGGAGCTGCACCGGCTGCGCGCGCAGTGGCGCCCCCGCGGAGGCCCCGACAAGAGGGGCCCCCCGGACCGGGTGGCGGAGGTGCTGGGCGAGGACCTGGCCTCGGAGTTGGACAGGTTCGACCGGGTCCAGCTCGCGGACGTGCTGGACGCCTGCCAGGGCGCGCGCTCGCTGTCGGAGGCCGGGCGCGTGCTCTTCTCCCGGTCCCGCGCGAAGAAGACGAGCGTCAACGACGCGGACCGGCTGAAGAAGTACCTCGCCCGGTTCGGCCTCACCTGGGCCGACGTGGGTGGCCGCGCCACGCCTCCCCGAGACGGCCTCGAAAAGAAGGAATCGACACAAGGGAAGTGA
- a CDS encoding RtcB family protein → MERNNVSYEVLSDEAGRPIKAWTVGVPFEDEAKKQLRNLRGLPFIHKWVAVMPDVHRGYGATVGSVVPTVGAVVPAAVGVDIGCGMIAVRTTLRADQLPDSLRGVRAAIEQAVPHGRSDNGGRNDVGAWRVAPASHQAEWARLQVGYDRIVGKHPRIGRGPDLAHLGTLGTGNHFIELCLDESDGVWLMLHSGSRGVGNRIGSHFIELAKEDMRRFFIHLPDADLAYLPEGSEHFDDYVFAVEWAQDYAATNRALMLRGVVEALQRSGELPSFELSDSAVNCHHNYISREHHFGKNCFVTRKGAVRARKGDLGIIPGSMGARSYIVRGKGNDDAFHSCSHGAGRVMSREAAKKRFTLEDHAKATAGVECRKDVDVIDETPAAYKPIDAVMAAQADLVEVVHTLKQVVCVKG, encoded by the coding sequence ATGGAGCGCAACAACGTGAGCTACGAGGTGTTGTCGGACGAGGCGGGTCGCCCCATCAAGGCGTGGACGGTGGGCGTGCCGTTCGAGGACGAGGCCAAGAAGCAGCTCCGGAACCTGCGCGGGCTGCCCTTCATCCACAAGTGGGTGGCGGTGATGCCGGACGTGCACCGCGGCTACGGGGCGACGGTGGGGAGCGTGGTGCCCACGGTGGGGGCGGTGGTGCCGGCGGCGGTGGGCGTGGACATCGGCTGCGGGATGATCGCCGTGCGCACGACGCTTCGCGCGGACCAGCTCCCGGACTCGCTGCGCGGGGTGCGCGCCGCCATCGAGCAGGCCGTGCCGCACGGCCGTAGCGACAACGGCGGCCGCAACGACGTCGGCGCGTGGCGCGTGGCTCCGGCCTCGCACCAGGCGGAGTGGGCGCGGCTCCAGGTGGGGTACGACCGCATCGTCGGGAAGCATCCGCGCATCGGCCGTGGGCCGGACCTGGCGCACCTGGGTACGCTCGGTACGGGGAACCACTTCATCGAGCTGTGCCTGGATGAGTCGGACGGCGTGTGGCTGATGTTGCACTCCGGTTCGCGCGGCGTGGGCAACCGCATCGGGAGCCACTTCATCGAGCTGGCGAAGGAGGACATGCGCCGCTTCTTCATCCACCTGCCGGACGCGGACCTCGCGTACCTGCCGGAGGGCTCCGAGCACTTCGATGACTACGTCTTCGCGGTGGAGTGGGCGCAGGACTACGCGGCCACCAACCGGGCCCTGATGCTGCGCGGCGTGGTGGAGGCGCTCCAGCGCAGCGGTGAGCTGCCGTCGTTCGAGCTGTCCGATTCGGCGGTGAACTGCCACCACAACTACATCTCCCGGGAGCACCACTTCGGGAAGAACTGCTTCGTGACGCGCAAGGGCGCGGTGCGGGCGCGCAAGGGCGACCTGGGCATCATCCCCGGCAGCATGGGGGCGCGTTCGTACATCGTCCGCGGGAAGGGAAATGACGACGCGTTCCACTCCTGCAGCCACGGCGCGGGCCGGGTGATGTCGCGTGAGGCGGCGAAGAAGCGCTTCACGCTGGAGGACCACGCGAAGGCCACCGCGGGGGTCGAGTGCCGCAAGGACGTGGACGTGATTGACGAGACGCCGGCTGCGTACAAGCCCATCGACGCGGTGATGGCGGCGCAGGCGGACCTGGTCGAGGTCGTCCACACGCTGAAGCAGGTGGTGTGTGTGAAGGGGTAG
- the rtcA gene encoding RNA 3'-terminal phosphate cyclase has protein sequence MVRIDGSKGEGGGQVLRTSLALSLVTGTPFTMTNVRAGRAKPGLLRQHLTALKAAEAVGAAEVSGAELGSKEVTFRPRALAAGNYHFAVGTAGSATLVLQTVLPALLMAPTPSTLVLEGGTHNPAAPPFDFLMKAYLPLLRRMGPAVEATLERPGFFPAGGGKFRVDVRPAPLVPLTLLERGRVLRRELKAQVAMIPFDVAQREMATAGALLKWRPGELRAEELKRSAGPGNILVAEVESEHVTEVFTGFGERGKRAEAVAEEVASEVKRYLDAEVPVGEHLCDQLLLLLALAKGGTFRTLPFDGHALTQLDTMAHFLDVKVDVREVSREAREVEVRG, from the coding sequence ATGGTGCGCATCGATGGTTCCAAGGGAGAGGGGGGCGGGCAGGTGCTGCGCACGTCGCTGGCCTTGTCGTTGGTGACGGGGACGCCCTTCACGATGACGAACGTGCGCGCGGGCCGCGCCAAGCCGGGCCTGTTGCGTCAGCACCTGACGGCGCTCAAGGCGGCCGAGGCGGTGGGCGCCGCGGAGGTGTCCGGCGCGGAGCTGGGGTCGAAGGAGGTGACGTTCCGTCCGCGCGCCCTGGCCGCGGGCAACTACCACTTCGCGGTGGGCACGGCGGGCAGCGCGACGCTGGTGCTCCAGACGGTGCTCCCCGCGCTGCTGATGGCGCCCACGCCGTCCACGCTGGTGCTGGAAGGGGGGACGCACAACCCCGCCGCGCCGCCATTCGACTTCCTGATGAAGGCGTACCTGCCGCTGCTGCGGCGCATGGGGCCCGCCGTGGAGGCGACGCTGGAGCGTCCGGGCTTCTTCCCCGCGGGAGGCGGGAAGTTCCGCGTGGACGTGCGGCCGGCGCCGCTGGTGCCGTTGACGCTGCTGGAGCGGGGGCGCGTGCTGCGGCGCGAGCTGAAGGCGCAGGTGGCGATGATTCCCTTCGACGTGGCGCAGCGGGAGATGGCCACGGCCGGCGCGCTCCTGAAGTGGCGCCCCGGCGAATTGCGCGCGGAGGAGCTGAAGCGCTCGGCGGGGCCGGGCAACATCCTGGTTGCCGAGGTGGAGAGCGAACACGTCACGGAGGTCTTCACCGGCTTCGGCGAGCGCGGGAAGCGCGCGGAGGCCGTCGCGGAGGAGGTGGCCTCCGAGGTGAAGCGCTACCTGGACGCGGAGGTGCCGGTGGGCGAGCACCTGTGCGACCAGCTCCTGCTCCTGCTGGCGCTGGCGAAGGGCGGGACGTTCAGGACGCTCCCCTTCGACGGGCACGCGCTCACGCAGCTCGACACCATGGCGCACTTCCTCGACGTGAAGGTCGACGTGCGCGAGGTGTCCCGTGAGGCGCGCGAGGTCGAGGTCCGAGGCTGA
- a CDS encoding S8 family serine peptidase yields the protein MSLVSQWFAPRLTLGVMLASGLPFSDCGPLPGPTHPPPPIVRPANAIEGQYIFVLDEARVTPEQARSVAEVLVNYYGGTLLSVYDGTFLGFSASGLNDSSALAIASDVRVSALGQDGTLVVDAVQTNATWGLDRIDSHPRVLDQRYEQTTTGANVHVYVLDTGIRASHADFGGRVTGGATFVSDGRGTDDCQGHGTHVAGTIGGATWGVAKSVRLHPVRVLACNGGGTLSGVIDGINWVTKNHQKPAVANMSLGGGAYELLDKAVRASIAAGVTYVLAAGNDNADACQYSPARTGEALTVAASDIQDQRAPFSNWGTCVDLFAPGANITSASHANDTDSRVLSGTSMATPHVAGVAALYLEKFPGAAPAQVNQALLNASTPNLVQDPRGTPNKLLYSLVVPPESSWQVVPPPSGVTPKQVAVGSNSLVWMLDTTGRHWRWNGTTWTSQGCCVTELAAASDGALWATNPPDDMRVLRWGGTQWLFDIPTGMRQVTIANANTVWGLDNENYLNQLTGSTWSRKVCCVDRISVGADNELWATNPADGLRVLRWDGTRWAINVPSGMVYVSVGNAANIWGLDPAGNVFRYNGSAWAPRDGNLKQLSAAADGTVWGVTPAGGIVRYTGP from the coding sequence ATGTCTCTCGTATCCCAGTGGTTCGCGCCCCGGCTCACCTTGGGCGTCATGCTCGCGTCCGGGTTGCCGTTCTCGGACTGTGGCCCGCTTCCAGGGCCCACCCACCCGCCGCCCCCCATCGTCCGCCCGGCGAACGCCATCGAAGGCCAGTACATCTTCGTCCTCGACGAGGCGCGGGTGACGCCGGAGCAGGCCCGCTCCGTGGCCGAGGTGCTCGTCAATTACTACGGAGGCACGCTGCTCTCCGTCTACGACGGCACCTTCCTCGGCTTCTCCGCCAGCGGGCTGAACGACTCCAGCGCGCTGGCCATCGCCAGCGACGTGCGGGTGAGCGCGCTCGGGCAGGATGGCACGCTGGTGGTGGACGCGGTCCAGACCAACGCCACCTGGGGGCTGGACCGCATCGACTCCCACCCGCGCGTGCTCGACCAGCGCTATGAACAGACGACCACCGGCGCCAACGTCCATGTCTATGTCCTCGACACCGGCATCCGCGCCAGCCATGCCGACTTCGGAGGCCGTGTCACGGGTGGCGCGACGTTCGTCTCGGACGGTCGTGGCACCGACGACTGTCAGGGCCATGGCACCCACGTGGCGGGGACCATCGGCGGGGCCACCTGGGGCGTGGCGAAGAGCGTCCGGCTCCATCCCGTGCGCGTGCTGGCATGCAATGGCGGCGGCACCCTCAGCGGCGTCATCGACGGCATCAACTGGGTGACCAAGAACCACCAGAAGCCCGCAGTCGCCAACATGAGCCTGGGCGGAGGGGCCTACGAGCTGCTCGACAAGGCGGTGCGCGCGTCCATCGCCGCGGGCGTCACGTACGTGCTCGCGGCGGGCAACGACAACGCGGACGCGTGCCAGTACAGCCCCGCCCGCACCGGCGAGGCCCTCACGGTGGCAGCCTCCGACATCCAGGACCAGCGCGCCCCGTTCTCCAACTGGGGCACCTGCGTGGACCTCTTCGCCCCAGGCGCGAACATCACGTCCGCGAGCCACGCCAACGACACCGACTCGCGCGTCCTCAGCGGCACCTCCATGGCGACGCCCCACGTGGCGGGCGTGGCCGCGCTCTACCTCGAGAAGTTCCCCGGGGCCGCGCCCGCCCAGGTCAATCAAGCCCTGCTCAATGCCAGCACGCCCAACCTCGTCCAGGACCCGCGGGGCACGCCCAACAAGCTGCTCTACTCGCTCGTCGTGCCGCCCGAGTCCTCCTGGCAGGTGGTTCCACCGCCGTCGGGCGTCACGCCCAAGCAGGTCGCCGTCGGTTCGAACAGCCTCGTCTGGATGCTCGACACGACGGGGCGGCACTGGAGATGGAATGGCACGACCTGGACCAGCCAGGGGTGCTGCGTCACGGAGCTGGCCGCCGCGTCCGACGGCGCGCTGTGGGCCACCAACCCGCCCGACGATATGCGCGTGCTGCGCTGGGGGGGCACCCAGTGGCTCTTCGACATCCCCACCGGCATGCGCCAGGTCACCATCGCCAACGCGAACACGGTATGGGGGCTCGACAACGAGAACTACCTGAACCAGCTCACCGGCTCGACCTGGAGCCGGAAGGTGTGCTGCGTGGACCGCATCTCCGTGGGCGCGGACAACGAGCTGTGGGCCACCAACCCCGCGGACGGGCTGCGCGTGCTGCGCTGGGACGGCACCCGGTGGGCCATCAACGTCCCGTCCGGCATGGTCTACGTGTCGGTGGGGAACGCCGCCAACATCTGGGGGCTCGACCCGGCGGGCAACGTCTTCCGCTACAACGGCTCCGCCTGGGCTCCGCGTGACGGGAACCTGAAGCAGCTCTCCGCCGCCGCCGACGGCACCGTCTGGGGTGTCACGCCCGCGGGAGGCATCGTCCGGTACACCGGCCCCTGA
- the mutM gene encoding DNA-formamidopyrimidine glycosylase produces the protein MDTAMAEVPEVETYAGDLRRAVVGRRILDAAVLAPQAVRFPAPDAFLETVRGRRVLSARRRAKFLLLELEAGQTLAVHLMLHGGLTLKPEGAGMPPDVLVALTLEGGEVLLLTDGLGYARVALAPGPELSARLQLDALGPEALDAGFTPEVLAHRLRRRKGPLKTVLLNQRALAGLGNRDADESLWLAGLDPRRSASSLSTEELTRLHHAILSVLGEGLALRGTQRDLFGARGRARHRRNVFGRTGEPCPRCGSRVTRTRIGGRNTFWCPTCQPEQGASPGPFQLPLP, from the coding sequence GTGGACACGGCGATGGCGGAGGTGCCCGAGGTCGAGACGTATGCGGGGGACCTGCGTCGGGCGGTGGTCGGGCGGCGCATCCTGGACGCCGCGGTCCTCGCGCCCCAGGCGGTGCGGTTCCCCGCTCCCGACGCGTTCCTCGAGACCGTGCGGGGACGTCGCGTCCTCTCCGCGCGGCGGCGGGCCAAGTTCCTCCTGCTGGAACTGGAGGCGGGGCAGACGCTCGCCGTGCACCTCATGCTCCACGGCGGGCTGACGCTGAAGCCCGAGGGAGCGGGCATGCCTCCGGACGTGCTCGTGGCCCTCACGCTCGAGGGGGGAGAGGTCCTGCTCCTCACCGATGGGCTGGGCTACGCGCGCGTGGCGCTGGCCCCTGGGCCGGAGTTGTCGGCGCGGCTCCAGCTCGACGCCTTGGGGCCCGAGGCGCTCGACGCCGGGTTCACTCCCGAGGTTCTGGCCCACCGACTGCGCCGAAGGAAGGGGCCGCTGAAGACGGTGCTCTTGAATCAGCGCGCACTGGCGGGGTTGGGCAACCGGGACGCGGACGAGAGCCTGTGGCTCGCGGGCCTGGACCCTCGCCGGAGCGCGTCCTCCCTGTCGACGGAGGAGCTGACGCGGCTGCACCACGCCATCCTGTCCGTCCTCGGGGAAGGGCTCGCCCTGCGCGGAACGCAGCGGGACCTGTTCGGTGCCCGGGGACGGGCTCGGCACCGGCGCAATGTCTTCGGCAGGACGGGCGAGCCCTGTCCCCGCTGTGGCTCACGTGTCACGCGCACGCGCATCGGCGGTCGCAACACCTTCTGGTGCCCGACGTGTCAGCCCGAGCAGGGCGCTTCCCCGGGGCCGTTCCAGCTCCCGCTGCCGTGA
- a CDS encoding sigma-54-dependent transcriptional regulator, with amino-acid sequence MSFPLLLVDDDAAFRKVYGGLLRGAGHEVVEAADRPSARAALEARAFPLVLLDLMLPPDGSVSAGLEGLASLLSARPDTKVIVVSGAGDTRHSLEAVRLGAYDFLTKPVDPDVLLVVVQRALARVALERQVESLRATLAHVGADASLVGQSASFLAAVSLAERVAVSDLPVLVTGENGTGKELVARTVHFKSRRRAGPFIPVNCGALPETLLESALFGHVRGSFTGATKDHRGLFAEADGGTLFLDELGDMTPALQVKVLRALETGDILPVGADRPVRVDVRLISATHRDLGRMLQEGTFREDLYWRVKGVEVRLPPLRERVADLPLLAKHFLNQCAHLTPDGRARLLSDAAAEALVAHAWPGNLRELRHEMQRATVLAGERREVQPEDLSFTGSERPRATASGGGTLAAKVEALERREIEAVLERFGGNRTHSAEALGLSRQGLLKKLERYGLT; translated from the coding sequence ATGTCCTTCCCGCTGCTGCTCGTGGATGACGATGCCGCCTTCCGCAAGGTGTATGGCGGCCTGTTGCGAGGCGCTGGCCACGAGGTGGTGGAGGCCGCGGACCGACCGTCCGCGCGCGCGGCCCTCGAGGCCCGGGCCTTCCCCCTGGTGCTGCTGGACCTGATGCTGCCGCCCGACGGCAGCGTGTCCGCGGGGCTGGAGGGCCTGGCTTCGCTGCTGAGCGCCCGGCCCGACACCAAGGTCATCGTCGTGTCCGGCGCGGGAGACACCCGCCACTCGCTGGAGGCGGTGCGGCTGGGCGCGTACGACTTCCTCACCAAGCCGGTGGACCCGGACGTGCTCCTGGTCGTCGTCCAACGCGCCCTGGCGCGCGTGGCCCTGGAGCGACAGGTGGAGTCGCTGCGCGCGACGCTGGCGCACGTGGGCGCGGACGCGTCGCTGGTGGGGCAGAGCGCGTCGTTCCTCGCGGCCGTGTCGCTGGCGGAGCGCGTCGCCGTGAGCGACCTGCCCGTGCTCGTCACCGGGGAGAATGGCACCGGCAAGGAGCTGGTCGCCCGCACCGTGCACTTCAAGAGCCGCCGCCGCGCGGGCCCCTTCATCCCGGTCAACTGTGGCGCCCTGCCGGAGACGTTGCTGGAGAGCGCGCTCTTCGGCCACGTCCGGGGCAGCTTCACCGGCGCGACGAAGGACCACCGGGGCCTGTTCGCGGAGGCGGACGGCGGTACGCTGTTCCTCGACGAGCTGGGCGACATGACCCCGGCGCTCCAGGTGAAGGTGCTGCGCGCCCTGGAGACGGGCGACATCCTCCCGGTGGGCGCGGACCGGCCCGTGCGCGTGGACGTGCGCCTCATCTCCGCGACGCACAGGGACCTGGGCCGCATGCTCCAGGAGGGCACCTTCCGCGAGGACCTCTACTGGCGCGTGAAGGGCGTGGAGGTCCGACTGCCCCCGCTGCGCGAGCGCGTGGCCGACCTGCCGCTGCTGGCCAAGCACTTCCTCAACCAGTGCGCGCACCTGACGCCGGACGGCCGCGCGCGGCTCCTGTCGGACGCGGCCGCGGAGGCGCTCGTGGCCCACGCGTGGCCCGGCAACCTGCGCGAGCTGCGCCACGAGATGCAGCGCGCCACGGTGCTCGCGGGCGAGCGGCGCGAGGTCCAGCCCGAGGACCTGTCGTTCACCGGCAGCGAGCGACCTCGCGCCACCGCTTCGGGAGGCGGCACGCTCGCCGCGAAGGTGGAGGCGCTGGAGCGCCGCGAAATCGAGGCGGTGCTGGAGCGCTTCGGTGGCAACCGCACGCACTCGGCGGAGGCCCTGGGGTTGTCGCGTCAGGGCCTGCTCAAGAAGCTGGAGCGGTACGGGCTGACGTGA
- a CDS encoding response regulator translates to MAAEFPQPLAREHGAGPGEPEAGPRRQPGRVRPARVLVVDSDAGAQGTLAAGLVDAGFEVLLVAGVQAALAALGPEPGRPGLVFSEVELPDGDGFSLCGLIRAEPATARLPVVLLSRQQEDFHRDLAGGVGADDYLARPVAVEDVVALARLTAGGRTAEATFESHTDTLPLAQVARALLSGVRSGRVVLSEDAGWFAFRHGLVVDALFLGERGSLAFRRLLGFGAGAYAVTLGPELHKGSFTMDRDFLCDVVLPGLERFEALRARGLPLASRLTVDFTRLSEELSALPEDVGEVVRLFDGRRTLRAVLLECRFPEAVTYEAATRLFALGVLVPACLLEERERARASGPAPGFFEPAPSVEPGGREG, encoded by the coding sequence ATGGCTGCCGAGTTTCCACAGCCGCTCGCGCGCGAGCATGGGGCCGGGCCCGGGGAGCCCGAGGCGGGGCCTCGGCGCCAGCCGGGCCGGGTGCGACCGGCGCGGGTGCTGGTGGTGGACTCGGACGCGGGCGCGCAGGGGACGCTGGCGGCGGGCCTGGTGGATGCGGGCTTCGAGGTGCTGCTCGTCGCGGGGGTCCAGGCCGCGTTGGCGGCGCTGGGGCCCGAGCCGGGGCGGCCGGGGCTGGTGTTCTCCGAGGTGGAGCTGCCGGACGGCGATGGCTTCAGCCTGTGTGGGTTGATCCGCGCGGAGCCCGCCACGGCGCGGCTGCCCGTGGTGCTGCTGTCGCGTCAGCAGGAGGACTTCCACCGGGACCTCGCGGGCGGGGTGGGCGCGGATGACTACCTGGCCCGGCCCGTGGCGGTCGAGGACGTGGTCGCCCTGGCGCGGCTCACGGCGGGCGGACGCACGGCGGAGGCGACGTTCGAGTCGCACACCGACACCCTGCCCCTGGCCCAGGTGGCGCGCGCGCTGCTGTCGGGCGTGCGCTCCGGACGCGTGGTGCTCTCCGAGGACGCGGGCTGGTTCGCGTTCCGCCACGGGCTCGTGGTGGACGCCCTCTTCCTGGGGGAGCGGGGCAGCCTCGCCTTCCGGCGCCTGCTGGGCTTCGGGGCGGGGGCGTACGCGGTGACGCTGGGGCCGGAGCTGCACAAGGGCTCCTTCACCATGGACCGGGACTTCCTGTGCGACGTGGTGCTCCCGGGCCTGGAGCGCTTCGAGGCGCTCCGGGCGCGCGGGCTGCCCCTGGCGTCGCGGCTGACGGTGGACTTCACGCGCCTGTCCGAGGAGCTGTCCGCGCTGCCGGAGGACGTGGGCGAGGTGGTGCGGCTGTTCGACGGCCGGCGCACCCTGCGCGCGGTCCTGCTGGAGTGTCGCTTCCCGGAGGCCGTGACGTACGAGGCGGCCACGCGCCTGTTCGCGCTCGGGGTGCTGGTGCCCGCGTGTCTCCTCGAGGAGCGGGAGCGCGCGCGCGCAAGCGGCCCGGCGCCCGGGTTCTTCGAGCCCGCGCCCTCCGTGGAGCCCGGAGGGCGGGAGGGCTGA